The proteins below are encoded in one region of Scomber japonicus isolate fScoJap1 chromosome 24, fScoJap1.pri, whole genome shotgun sequence:
- the LOC128354619 gene encoding claudin-34-like — protein sequence MTYLAHYANAQLAALWMGCVGWTFTIMALGLVQWRVWKVPDNEVISSGVAWVGLWRVCFNSYTVVTPGFKHMYCSYIDLTDAYTPPEIASGQVLMLLSVVVGLCGNAGGVYTLRNVFFGMDKNSPIRLLFITAGSLCLTAAGMSLIPLLWTLTSVVNNQTINFPPDFKMPKEPDSQSVGCGIVIGLVGAVLMVVSGVNFCRYRLPERSRASMQPSLSHEVQLDGSAAQGALTSSGGINNPAFESHEHV from the coding sequence ATGACGTACCTGGCTCACTACGCCAACGCCCAGCTCGCTGCCCTCTGGATGGGCTGCGTGGGCTGGACTTTCACCATCATGGCCCTCGGACTGGTCCAGTGGAGGGTCTGGAAGGTGCCTGACAATGAGGTTATCAGCTCCGGGGTGGCGTGGGTCGGTCTCTGGAGGGTCTGCTTCAACAGCTACACCGTAGTGACCCCTGGCTTCAAGCATATGTACTGCAGTTACATCGATTTGACTGATGCCTACACGCCTCCGGAGATCGCATCAGGGCAGGTTCTCATGCTCCTGTCGGTGGTGGTGGGGCTTTGTGGGAACGCTGGTGGGGTCTACACCCTGAGGAATGTCTTCTTTGGGATGGATAAGAACTCGCCAATCCGTTTATTGTTCATCACTGCTGGATCTTTGTGTTTAACAGCAGCTGGGATGTCACTAATCCCTCTCTTGTGGACTCTGACCTCGGTGGTCAACAATCAAACCATTAATTTCCCGCCTGATTTCAAAATGCCGAAAGAACCTGACTCTCAAAGCGTTGGCTGCGGCATCGTGATCGGGTTGGTGGGTGCAGTCCTGATGGTGGTCTCTGGGGTTAATTTTTGTAGATACAGATTACCAGAGAGGTCTCGTGCCAGTATGCAACCATCTCTGAGCCATGAGGTGCAGCTGGACGGGTCGGCAGCTCAGGGGGCTTTAACGAGCTCCGGGGGCATAAACAACCCGGCGTTTGAGTCTCATGAACACGTATGA